In the genome of Acidobacteriota bacterium, one region contains:
- a CDS encoding HU family DNA-binding protein, giving the protein MAALTKTMIVAHMAEATGLNKKESARYLDELAALAVKETKRSGQFTLPGLGKLVKSNRKARLGRNPQTGETIKIAAKTVVKFRVAKAVKDAIAPGKK; this is encoded by the coding sequence ATGGCAGCACTGACCAAGACAATGATCGTTGCTCACATGGCCGAAGCTACTGGCCTGAACAAGAAAGAGTCCGCCCGCTACCTGGACGAGTTGGCCGCACTGGCGGTCAAGGAAACCAAGCGCAGCGGCCAGTTCACCCTTCCCGGCCTCGGGAAGCTGGTGAAGTCGAACCGCAAGGCGCGGCTGGGACGCAACCCGCAAACGGGCGAGACGATTAAGATCGCCGCCAAAACCGTAGTGAAATTCCGCGTGGCGAAAGCGGTGAAAGACGCCATCGCGCCGGGCAAAAAGTGA
- a CDS encoding type II toxin-antitoxin system prevent-host-death family antitoxin: MSSKSDRVGVRELRRNLSEYLRRVKKGERLLVTGRGQLVAVLTPPEGKVSRREQWFAEGLLQPATRSLCDLDRPFS, translated from the coding sequence ATGAGCAGTAAATCGGACCGGGTGGGCGTGCGGGAGCTGCGGCGGAACCTGAGCGAATACCTGCGGCGGGTGAAGAAGGGCGAGCGGTTACTGGTCACCGGACGCGGGCAACTGGTTGCCGTGCTGACACCGCCGGAGGGCAAGGTTTCCCGACGCGAGCAATGGTTCGCCGAAGGACTATTGCAACCGGCGACGCGTTCACTGTGCGATTTGGACCGCCCATTCAGTTGA
- a CDS encoding serine/threonine-protein kinase, which produces MQRFELFERLGAGGMGEVYRARDTRLNRFVALKFLPREASPAARERFEREAQAVAALNHPHICVLYETGEDENGRPFLVLELLEGETLQARLARGPLAGDALLDAALEIAEALEAAHKQGILHRDLKPSNIWVLPGGHIKILDFGLARLTGEALSEAATFAGEAALLTSPGMAVGTAPYMSPEQARGEALDGRSDIFSFGAVLYEMASGRAAFTRGSSAETVSAILKEEPAQMAQLPPELGRMVARCLEKDPDLRYQSAADLRIELKRLRRGSTSGVTAAVPVAKKSSRGRQIAIAAAIAVVAGVAYWLVSRAATPSGPVRLSFRQLTFTGDVADAAISPDGRFLAEVHSDPAGTSLHLRSIANGSDVQIVPPGNGCCQAPTIAPDDSVVYFVANHVLESVPVLGGAVRTVAPSVCSGAGVAPDGSQIAYLSAEGSNRTSRLMLARPDGSQSRMLTQAPAGDAYDGLCWTDLFNPDAPAWSPDARTIAVTQGTSGGKGLPSLAAISVANGKTTLLARGLFRGIGNLAWLPGGRALVFTGGSSGPAHPQLWRVDWPGGEPLQLTDDLQGYGRVTASGSGAMALLHSNPQVSVWVQAKIGGGFSQLPGGGANVEGSGGLAWTPDGRIIATRTFGANPQLWLQSADGSQARALALTGLNAPVLGPAVAPDGSVFFNTAEPDSSNFRVWRTNLEGAQPTPVSPPNGMCCQLAFIRAGSTVAFMYEDDKANQSVWQAPVTGGAAKPLWSHHIGYSANAASPDGTVLLEVGSSGPVLLHIDSSGHVASATPVGLDTKTMLRSYGFTPDGRAITYIHRQGSVDNLWAFPLSGAAAYPLTHFTGLSIYAYAFSKDGRLAVSRGSQNTDVVLATGLPR; this is translated from the coding sequence ATGCAGCGATTTGAACTCTTCGAGCGTCTCGGCGCGGGCGGCATGGGTGAGGTCTATCGCGCCCGCGACACCCGGCTCAACCGCTTTGTTGCGCTCAAATTCCTACCCCGTGAGGCCAGCCCCGCCGCGCGCGAGCGATTTGAGCGCGAAGCGCAAGCCGTCGCTGCCCTCAACCATCCTCACATTTGCGTGCTGTACGAGACCGGCGAGGATGAAAACGGCCGGCCCTTTTTGGTACTTGAGCTGCTCGAAGGCGAAACCCTGCAGGCGCGCCTGGCGCGCGGTCCGCTCGCCGGCGACGCCCTGCTCGACGCTGCTCTCGAAATCGCCGAGGCGCTCGAAGCGGCGCATAAGCAGGGCATCCTGCATCGTGATCTCAAGCCCTCGAACATTTGGGTCCTGCCCGGCGGCCACATCAAGATTCTCGATTTCGGCCTCGCGCGCCTCACCGGCGAAGCGCTTTCGGAAGCCGCGACCTTCGCCGGCGAAGCCGCCCTGCTCACCTCGCCCGGCATGGCCGTGGGCACGGCGCCCTACATGTCGCCCGAGCAGGCGCGCGGCGAGGCGCTCGATGGGCGCTCCGATATTTTCAGCTTTGGCGCCGTGCTCTATGAAATGGCGAGCGGCCGTGCCGCCTTTACGCGCGGCAGCTCCGCGGAAACCGTCTCAGCCATTCTCAAAGAAGAGCCCGCGCAAATGGCGCAGTTGCCACCGGAGCTGGGCCGTATGGTCGCCCGCTGCCTCGAAAAGGACCCGGATCTGCGCTACCAATCCGCCGCCGATCTGCGCATCGAGCTCAAGCGCCTCCGCCGCGGCTCAACCTCGGGCGTCACCGCCGCCGTTCCGGTTGCGAAAAAGAGCAGCCGCGGCCGCCAGATCGCTATTGCCGCCGCCATTGCCGTCGTCGCCGGCGTGGCCTACTGGCTCGTCTCCCGCGCCGCCACGCCCAGCGGCCCGGTGAGGCTCAGTTTTCGCCAGCTCACCTTCACCGGCGATGTTGCCGATGCCGCCATCTCGCCCGATGGTCGCTTTCTCGCCGAAGTTCACAGCGATCCCGCCGGAACCTCGCTGCACCTGCGTTCCATCGCTAATGGCAGTGACGTGCAGATCGTTCCGCCCGGCAACGGGTGCTGCCAGGCTCCGACCATCGCACCGGACGACAGTGTGGTCTACTTTGTCGCCAATCACGTTCTGGAATCGGTTCCCGTCCTCGGCGGCGCGGTCCGCACCGTCGCGCCCAGCGTGTGCAGCGGCGCGGGTGTCGCACCTGACGGCAGCCAGATTGCGTACCTCAGCGCCGAGGGATCAAACCGGACCAGCCGCCTGATGCTCGCCCGGCCCGACGGTTCGCAATCGCGAATGCTCACGCAAGCCCCTGCGGGCGATGCCTACGACGGCCTTTGCTGGACCGACTTATTCAATCCCGACGCGCCCGCCTGGTCGCCCGACGCCCGCACCATTGCCGTAACGCAGGGCACAAGCGGAGGCAAGGGCTTGCCGTCCCTTGCTGCCATCTCGGTCGCGAACGGCAAGACGACGCTGTTGGCTCGCGGTCTCTTTCGCGGTATCGGCAATCTCGCGTGGCTGCCCGGCGGCCGCGCTCTGGTCTTCACCGGCGGCTCGTCAGGGCCGGCCCATCCCCAGCTCTGGCGCGTCGACTGGCCCGGAGGTGAGCCCCTTCAGCTCACGGATGACCTGCAGGGCTATGGCCGCGTCACCGCGTCTGGTTCTGGCGCGATGGCGTTGCTGCACTCCAACCCGCAAGTCTCGGTTTGGGTTCAGGCAAAGATTGGCGGCGGGTTTTCGCAACTGCCAGGCGGCGGGGCCAATGTAGAAGGGAGTGGTGGGCTCGCCTGGACGCCCGACGGGCGGATCATTGCAACCCGGACCTTTGGCGCCAACCCTCAGCTTTGGCTGCAAAGCGCAGACGGTTCGCAGGCCCGCGCGCTTGCCCTGACCGGCCTCAACGCCCCGGTGCTTGGGCCGGCGGTGGCGCCTGATGGATCTGTGTTCTTCAACACCGCTGAGCCCGATTCGTCTAACTTTCGAGTCTGGCGCACCAACCTGGAAGGCGCCCAGCCCACGCCGGTTTCTCCGCCCAACGGCATGTGCTGCCAGCTTGCCTTTATTCGCGCCGGCTCTACCGTTGCCTTCATGTATGAGGACGACAAGGCCAATCAATCCGTCTGGCAGGCGCCCGTGACTGGAGGCGCGGCCAAACCGCTCTGGTCCCATCACATCGGCTACAGCGCCAATGCCGCATCGCCTGACGGAACCGTATTACTGGAAGTCGGCAGCTCGGGCCCAGTGCTGCTCCATATCGACTCCAGCGGGCACGTCGCCTCGGCCACACCTGTCGGGCTCGATACAAAAACGATGCTGCGATCCTATGGCTTTACCCCTGACGGCCGCGCCATTACCTACATTCACCGCCAGGGCTCGGTGGATAACCTCTGGGCCTTCCCGCTCAGTGGCGCCGCTGCCTATCCGCTCACCCACTTCACCGGCCTGTCGATTTACGCCTACGCATTCTCCAAAGATGGCCGCCTCGCCGTCAGCCGCGGCAGCCAGAATACCGACGTCGTCCTCGCCACCGGTCTACCGCGGTGA
- the larB gene encoding nickel pincer cofactor biosynthesis protein LarB: MDPKTLRGLLDRVAQQELTPEAAFAQLRQWPFEDLGFARVDHHRGARQGAPEVVMAQGKTPEQVAAIAAALARQSPNLLVTRADAAAAQAVQTVLPEAEYHVLARVLTLRRADPARGEGTILVVSAGTSDLPVAEEAALAADLFGGPVDRLVDCGVSGLHRLLADLPKLQSARVVIVVAGMDGALPSVVGGLVSAPVIAVPTSVGYGASFKGLAAMLTMLNSCAANVVTVNIDNGFGAGFVAAAINRKVQ, translated from the coding sequence GTGGATCCTAAGACACTCCGAGGTTTGCTCGATCGAGTTGCGCAACAGGAATTGACGCCCGAGGCCGCCTTCGCGCAATTACGCCAATGGCCCTTCGAGGACCTCGGCTTTGCCCGCGTCGACCATCATCGTGGCGCCCGTCAGGGCGCGCCCGAAGTCGTCATGGCGCAGGGCAAAACACCCGAACAGGTGGCGGCCATCGCCGCCGCTCTCGCCCGCCAGTCACCCAATCTTTTGGTCACCCGCGCCGATGCGGCTGCGGCACAGGCCGTTCAGACCGTCTTGCCCGAAGCCGAGTATCACGTTCTCGCGCGGGTGCTCACCCTCCGCCGCGCCGATCCCGCGCGCGGCGAGGGAACCATCCTGGTCGTATCGGCCGGAACTAGCGATCTGCCCGTTGCCGAAGAAGCCGCGCTCGCCGCCGATCTGTTCGGTGGTCCCGTCGATCGTTTGGTCGACTGTGGCGTCTCCGGCTTGCACCGCCTTTTGGCCGACCTGCCCAAGCTCCAAAGCGCCCGCGTGGTGATCGTCGTCGCCGGCATGGATGGGGCGCTGCCCAGCGTGGTCGGCGGTCTGGTCTCCGCGCCGGTGATTGCCGTGCCCACCAGCGTCGGCTATGGCGCCAGTTTTAAAGGCCTCGCCGCCATGCTCACCATGCTGAATTCCTGCGCCGCCAATGTGGTCACCGTCAATATTGACAACGGCTTCGGCGCCGGTTTCGTCGCCGCCGCAATCAATCGCAAAGTGCAGTAG
- a CDS encoding UbiX family flavin prenyltransferase, with protein MPSALTLTLALTGASGAALTRTLLHMLDNDARVEHVDLIASPHGLRVAHEELGLPEGTLGQLPERLLGQATLKVQVHDNRDIGANVASGSYPSHGMIIAPCSMGTCAAIAHGLADSLIERAADVCLKERRKLLLAVRESPLNRIHLQNMLTVHDAGATVYPLTPAFYDGAESISAMLTQFAARLLEQVGLPQSAAYRWQGSERREV; from the coding sequence GTGCCTTCCGCGCTTACCCTGACGCTTGCGCTCACCGGCGCCAGCGGCGCGGCGCTGACGCGCACGCTGCTCCACATGCTGGACAACGACGCCCGGGTGGAACATGTGGATCTGATTGCCTCGCCGCACGGATTGCGGGTGGCGCATGAAGAGCTGGGGCTGCCGGAAGGCACGCTCGGTCAGCTCCCCGAGCGGCTGCTGGGGCAGGCGACGTTGAAAGTTCAAGTGCACGACAATCGCGATATCGGCGCCAACGTGGCCAGCGGCTCTTACCCCAGCCATGGCATGATCATCGCGCCATGCAGCATGGGCACGTGCGCCGCCATCGCGCATGGCCTGGCCGACTCGCTCATTGAACGCGCGGCGGATGTATGCCTGAAAGAGCGGCGCAAGCTGCTGCTGGCGGTGCGCGAGTCGCCGCTGAACCGCATCCATTTACAAAATATGCTCACCGTGCACGATGCCGGGGCGACGGTGTATCCGCTCACGCCCGCATTTTACGATGGCGCAGAATCGATCTCCGCCATGCTCACTCAATTCGCGGCCCGCCTGCTGGAACAGGTGGGCCTTCCCCAATCCGCTGCCTATCGCTGGCAGGGCTCCGAGCGGCGCGAGGTATGA
- a CDS encoding PspC domain-containing protein, whose amino-acid sequence MYCNGCGTELHGAYCHACGRANPARHAPARRGPLERPRQGRKIAGVCLAIANSLDWDPTLVRVLWAVFTVLFAFVFGVLAYAVAWVLIPEEPLPVAAANAGGINAAGS is encoded by the coding sequence ATGTACTGCAATGGATGTGGAACCGAATTGCACGGAGCCTACTGTCACGCCTGTGGCCGCGCGAATCCAGCGCGTCATGCGCCGGCGCGGCGCGGACCGCTTGAACGCCCGCGCCAGGGCCGCAAGATCGCCGGCGTTTGTCTTGCGATTGCGAACTCGCTGGATTGGGACCCCACTCTGGTCCGCGTGCTCTGGGCCGTATTCACCGTCTTATTCGCCTTTGTCTTTGGCGTGCTCGCCTACGCCGTCGCCTGGGTCCTGATCCCGGAAGAACCTCTGCCCGTGGCTGCCGCTAATGCCGGCGGAATAAATGCCGCGGGATCGTGA
- a CDS encoding VWA domain-containing protein, producing MPSLRVCATTAAGFLAMVLCLVAGAQQTSPNRRAAEPQIPIIRATTTIVDVPVLVMGKDGQPIEELTKADFKIYDDGMPQHVSGFDHTPRPVSLAIVVDTYDWNAIGQAKRAAQMISAMVVGAQGKASIYIPGPEPKCILPFTSDTNRIANVLQHLDLSPAAAQGGGSIVGPLNLAMLALRHQPKTRTRAALVISNSGAKGEGAAALLEGGMSDAIPIFRIQPNEPAGAPQHVNPDTPEMRGVGQGSQRVQHPSAPMDGRGQPYSSPGLNLDLAPIIGAATGLASKVFAAHHLDYVFYTGGVTYDPGNDRQFDTQLNLIGEELRSYYHLFYSPNNLTLQAQVHSIAVELDLPATAGLGHTSYRRTYVGVKPR from the coding sequence ATGCCCTCCCTACGGGTGTGCGCCACCACTGCCGCAGGATTCCTAGCCATGGTTCTATGCCTGGTGGCGGGGGCGCAACAGACCTCGCCCAACCGTCGCGCGGCGGAACCGCAGATTCCCATCATCCGGGCGACCACCACCATTGTGGATGTGCCAGTGCTGGTGATGGGCAAGGACGGTCAGCCCATCGAAGAACTGACCAAAGCGGATTTCAAGATTTACGACGATGGCATGCCGCAGCACGTCAGCGGTTTTGACCATACACCGCGGCCGGTTTCGCTCGCCATCGTGGTCGATACCTACGACTGGAACGCCATCGGCCAGGCCAAGCGCGCAGCGCAAATGATCAGCGCCATGGTGGTGGGGGCGCAGGGGAAGGCGAGCATCTATATCCCAGGGCCAGAACCCAAATGCATCCTGCCGTTTACGAGCGACACCAACCGCATCGCCAACGTCCTGCAACACCTGGATCTGTCGCCAGCAGCGGCGCAGGGAGGGGGATCGATAGTCGGGCCGCTGAATCTGGCGATGCTGGCGCTGCGGCACCAACCGAAGACGCGGACACGGGCGGCCCTGGTAATTTCCAACTCGGGAGCCAAAGGCGAAGGCGCTGCAGCGCTGCTGGAGGGCGGCATGAGCGATGCCATCCCGATTTTCCGGATACAACCCAACGAACCCGCGGGCGCACCCCAGCACGTGAATCCCGATACGCCGGAGATGCGCGGCGTCGGCCAGGGTTCGCAGCGGGTACAACATCCTTCGGCACCGATGGATGGCCGCGGGCAGCCGTATTCCTCGCCGGGCCTGAATCTGGATCTGGCGCCGATCATTGGCGCGGCCACCGGGCTGGCCAGCAAAGTTTTTGCCGCGCATCACCTGGACTACGTCTTCTATACCGGAGGCGTGACGTACGATCCCGGCAATGACCGTCAATTCGACACGCAGCTCAACCTGATTGGGGAGGAACTGCGGTCGTACTACCACTTGTTCTATTCGCCCAATAACCTCACGCTGCAGGCGCAAGTGCATTCCATTGCGGTGGAGCTGGACCTGCCCGCCACGGCAGGGCTGGGCCACACCAGCTATCGGCGCACTTACGTGGGCGTCAAGCCGCGTTGA
- the ubiE gene encoding bifunctional demethylmenaquinone methyltransferase/2-methoxy-6-polyprenyl-1,4-benzoquinol methylase UbiE produces the protein MFDRIAPTYDRANHLLSLSIDRYWRWRSVRLLREAIEHSHLSGAPRVLDICCGTGDFSQALAAGIPHSRLVGADFSHAMLAAAQRKAPRLGWLQADALHLPYADERFAAITAGFGFRNLTDYRAGLRELRRCLVPGGVLAILEVSRPVAPVLKQLYPFYFERVLPLLGGWISGQRAAYRYLPDSVARFPAPPTLVAWMKEAGFAKARFQRFSGGIAALHLAVK, from the coding sequence ATGTTCGACCGGATTGCTCCTACTTACGATCGCGCCAATCACCTGCTGTCGCTCTCGATTGACCGCTACTGGCGGTGGCGGTCGGTACGGCTGTTGCGGGAAGCGATCGAGCACAGCCATCTGAGCGGTGCCCCGCGCGTTCTCGATATCTGCTGCGGAACCGGCGACTTCAGCCAAGCACTGGCGGCCGGCATACCGCACTCGCGACTGGTGGGCGCCGATTTCAGCCACGCCATGCTCGCGGCGGCGCAACGCAAAGCACCACGGCTGGGCTGGCTGCAGGCGGATGCGCTGCATTTGCCCTATGCCGACGAACGATTTGCTGCGATTACTGCCGGCTTCGGGTTTCGCAATCTCACCGATTACCGGGCCGGACTGCGCGAGCTGCGGCGCTGCCTGGTGCCCGGCGGCGTGCTGGCGATTCTGGAGGTTTCGCGGCCGGTGGCGCCGGTGCTGAAGCAACTGTACCCGTTCTACTTCGAACGCGTGCTGCCGCTGCTGGGCGGCTGGATCTCGGGCCAGCGGGCGGCCTACCGCTATCTGCCGGATTCGGTGGCGCGGTTCCCTGCCCCGCCGACGCTGGTCGCCTGGATGAAAGAGGCCGGCTTCGCGAAGGCGCGCTTTCAGCGCTTTTCCGGCGGCATCGCGGCGCTGCACCTGGCAGTAAAATAG